From Phycisphaerae bacterium:
TTCAGTCCGGAATGAGAGGCTTGCCTCGCGGAGGAGACTCGGCACCGGGCATGTTTCCCGGTCCGGGCGGTTGAACAGTTCCAACTGGTCGCAAGGGTATCGCCGCGAGGAAAGTATTGGGCGACTCTTGTAAGAAGGTTGAAGGAACAAATGGAGAAGTAAAGCTTTGTTGTCGAGACCTCGCATGGCGGCTGCCTGAAGGCTGCTGACCGGCACTTTTCCGCTGGTCCTGAGTTGCGTCTTGTCTTGGACACCGCGATTCAAGATCGTCGGTCATCCGTGGCCAGATCGAGGCTTCAGGGCCGCGCCGTGGCCCTGGGTATTAGGTCCCTGTACAATCCGCACTCACGCAGACCAGATGCAATCAGCAGCGAAGGAGACGGCATTAATGACCGGTCGGGCGAAGATCACGATCATCGGTGCGGGCAACGTCGGAGCGACCTGCGCTCATTGGGCGGCAGCCAAGGAATTGGGCGACATCGTCCTGGTGGACATTGTCGAGGGGTTGCCCCAAGGCAAGGCGCTTGATCTGCGCGAGGCCTCGCCGATCGAAGGGTTCGACTGCGAAATCATGGGGACCAACCGGTACGAGGAAACGGCCGACAGCGACGTGATCATCATCACCTCCGGCCTGGCCCGCAAACCGGGAATGAGCCGCGATGACCTGATCGCCAAGAACACCGAGATCGTCGGCAGCGTAGCCAAGCAGGCCGCCAGGTACAGCCCCCAAGCAGTGGTGATCGTGGTGAGCAACCCGCTGGATGCAATGGTATATGTTGCGTGGAAGGCATCCGGGTTCCCGACCCATCGGGTGGTGGGCCAGGCCGGTATCCTGGACACTGCCCGCTTCCGGACCTTCATTGCGATGGAACTCGGGTGCAGCGTTGAGGACATCAGTACGCTGCTGCTCGGCGGCCACGGCGATGATATGGTTCCGCTGCCAAGCTGCACTGCCGTCGGCGGCATCCCGGTCACGAGCCTGATCCCCAAGGACCGGCTGGATGCCATCGTCGACCGGACGCGCAAAGGCGGCGGCG
This genomic window contains:
- the mdh gene encoding malate dehydrogenase, encoding MTGRAKITIIGAGNVGATCAHWAAAKELGDIVLVDIVEGLPQGKALDLREASPIEGFDCEIMGTNRYEETADSDVIIITSGLARKPGMSRDDLIAKNTEIVGSVAKQAARYSPQAVVIVVSNPLDAMVYVAWKASGFPTHRVVGQAGILDTARFRTFIAMELGCSVEDISTLLLGGHGDDMVPLPSCTAVGGIPVTSLIPKDRLDAIVDRTRKGGGEIVGLLKTGSAYYAPAAASVQMAEAIIRDKKRVLPCAAYCDKEYGIGGYFVGVPCILGKGGVEKVLEVPMTPVEKAAFQVSIEHVKELVAVVQRIGA